The Metabacillus sediminilitoris genome window below encodes:
- a CDS encoding YetF domain-containing protein — MDFTQITIELVLGFVALFVITRLLGKTQITQITTFDFISALVIGDLVGNAIYVHEVGLFHILYAVLVWGLLIYVLEMITQKWGKSRGFLEGKPTIIVHKGKILRDSLKKSKLDINQLQHLIRSKGVFSIRELEYAILETDGTVSVLKKALYEMPTKKELQVNFEEVCLPITFISDGKLIEDNLTEAGFNLTWLEQQLKKENIYRVEEVLYAEWLEGSGLHIQSF, encoded by the coding sequence ATGGATTTCACACAAATTACGATTGAATTAGTTCTAGGATTTGTTGCACTTTTTGTTATTACAAGATTGTTGGGAAAAACACAAATTACCCAAATTACGACTTTTGACTTTATCTCTGCGTTAGTGATTGGAGACCTTGTTGGTAATGCCATTTATGTTCACGAAGTTGGTTTGTTTCATATTTTATATGCTGTTCTAGTATGGGGTCTGCTTATTTATGTACTTGAGATGATTACACAAAAATGGGGGAAATCCCGCGGTTTTTTAGAAGGAAAGCCTACTATCATTGTACATAAAGGGAAAATTTTGCGAGATAGTTTAAAAAAGAGCAAGTTAGACATAAATCAGCTGCAACATTTAATTCGATCTAAGGGTGTGTTTTCCATCCGTGAATTAGAATACGCTATACTTGAAACGGATGGAACCGTTAGTGTTTTAAAGAAAGCACTATATGAGATGCCTACAAAAAAAGAATTACAAGTAAATTTTGAAGAAGTATGCCTGCCTATTACCTTTATAAGTGATGGGAAATTGATAGAAGATAATTTAACAGAAGCTGGCTTTAACCTGACATGGTTAGAGCAGCAGCTGAAGAAAGAAAATATCTATCGAGTAGAAGAAGTGCTGTATGCTGAGTGGCTTGAAGGTTCAGGATTACATATTCAATCATTTTAA
- a CDS encoding DUF1801 domain-containing protein, whose translation MYELKTKETDSSVIEFIENVDSPKKREDAYKLLDIFTETSGYEAKMWGPSIIGFGKYHYKYDSGHEGDAPLVGFSPRKAKISLYFATGDTKREELLKDFGKHTTGKACVYINKMADIDEDVLKALITQSITFLKEMYPEN comes from the coding sequence ATGTATGAATTAAAAACAAAAGAAACAGACAGCAGTGTCATTGAGTTTATTGAAAATGTTGATAGTCCTAAGAAACGAGAAGACGCCTATAAATTATTAGATATTTTTACTGAAACATCTGGTTATGAAGCGAAGATGTGGGGTCCGAGTATTATAGGGTTTGGTAAATATCATTATAAATATGATTCTGGTCACGAAGGTGATGCACCACTTGTTGGCTTTTCCCCACGTAAAGCAAAAATCAGCTTATATTTTGCAACGGGTGACACAAAACGAGAAGAATTATTAAAGGATTTTGGAAAACATACAACAGGAAAAGCATGTGTGTATATCAATAAAATGGCTGATATCGATGAAGACGTTTTAAAAGCATTGATTACTCAATCTATCACGTTTTTAAAAGAAATGTATCCTGAAAACTAA
- a CDS encoding alpha/beta hydrolase: protein MSKQSGIIQEHTFYSSSLQEELTLLIYLPENFSPLYKYSLLIAQDGQDYFRLGRVARQAEALMKNEEIENIIIVGIPYPNVRDRKEKYHPGGAKFHNYVRFLAHELVPFLDQEFPTYQVGYGRALIGDSLGATVSLLTGLTYPNIFGKLILQSPYVNKVVLQAVNEFSSTTRPTIFHQIGLKETEVKMTDGDVQDFLLPNRELKKAISEKGFSYTYEEFNGNHTWKYWQPALTPILKEMFE, encoded by the coding sequence ATGAGCAAACAATCAGGTATCATTCAAGAGCACACTTTTTACTCATCATCCTTACAGGAAGAGTTAACATTACTTATTTATCTACCAGAAAATTTTTCACCATTATATAAATACAGCTTGTTAATCGCCCAGGATGGACAGGACTACTTTCGGCTTGGTCGTGTAGCAAGACAGGCTGAGGCCTTAATGAAAAATGAAGAAATTGAAAACATAATTATTGTTGGAATTCCCTATCCTAATGTTAGGGATCGCAAGGAAAAATATCATCCTGGCGGAGCAAAGTTTCATAACTATGTCCGATTTCTTGCACATGAGCTTGTTCCATTCCTTGATCAGGAATTCCCTACATATCAAGTTGGCTATGGACGCGCGCTTATTGGCGACTCACTTGGAGCGACCGTCTCCCTGCTAACTGGTTTAACGTATCCAAATATTTTTGGCAAGCTGATCTTACAATCTCCATATGTAAACAAGGTAGTCTTACAGGCTGTAAACGAATTTTCATCAACAACAAGACCGACTATCTTTCATCAAATTGGTCTAAAAGAAACAGAAGTAAAAATGACTGACGGCGATGTTCAAGACTTTCTATTACCAAATCGAGAACTAAAAAAAGCTATTTCCGAAAAAGGTTTTTCCTATACATATGAAGAATTTAATGGTAACCACACTTGGAAATACTGGCAGCCTGCACTAACACCAATCTTAAAAGAAATGTTTGAGTAA
- a CDS encoding polysaccharide biosynthesis protein, whose protein sequence is MFNNEIILVTGGTGSWGHELVKQLLPLNPKEIRIFSRNESNQFAMKQEFDHHPKLRFIIGDIKEKHALINASQDVDYIFHLAALKHVPVCEEQPIEALKTNVIGTQNVIDAAINGNVKKVIYVSTDKASDPSNFYGLSKAMGEKLIIHANTLNTKTRFVCIRGGNVLGTNGSVIHVFKKQIQDKKKVGITDLNMTRFFLTVEDAIKLVFKATFESIGGEIFVMKMPTCRIVDLAQVLIEASNIKSVEIEILGIRPGEKIHELLLSEYESTKTVVFDNEYFIILPAIYIKGLKEHYSKFKSVNIKNYNSSTGLMTKEEIKDMLMKGGFI, encoded by the coding sequence TTGTTTAATAACGAAATCATTTTAGTTACAGGCGGGACAGGTTCATGGGGACATGAACTAGTCAAACAGTTACTACCTTTAAACCCAAAAGAAATTCGTATTTTTTCAAGAAATGAGTCTAATCAATTTGCCATGAAACAAGAGTTTGACCATCATCCAAAATTGCGGTTTATTATTGGAGATATAAAAGAGAAACATGCTTTAATCAATGCTAGTCAAGACGTTGATTATATTTTTCATTTGGCAGCTTTAAAGCATGTACCTGTATGTGAAGAACAACCAATTGAAGCATTAAAAACAAATGTTATTGGAACACAAAATGTCATAGATGCTGCTATTAACGGCAATGTCAAAAAAGTTATTTATGTTTCAACGGACAAAGCTTCAGACCCTTCTAACTTCTATGGGTTATCAAAAGCCATGGGTGAGAAACTAATTATTCATGCTAATACTTTAAACACGAAAACAAGGTTCGTATGTATCAGAGGAGGAAATGTATTAGGTACAAATGGAAGTGTCATACATGTGTTTAAAAAGCAAATTCAAGATAAGAAAAAGGTCGGAATTACAGATTTAAATATGACGCGTTTTTTCTTAACTGTAGAGGATGCTATTAAACTAGTATTTAAAGCAACTTTTGAAAGTATCGGCGGGGAAATCTTCGTTATGAAAATGCCTACATGCAGGATTGTGGATCTTGCCCAGGTATTAATTGAGGCTTCAAATATAAAAAGTGTTGAGATTGAGATTCTTGGTATCCGACCAGGAGAAAAAATTCATGAATTACTTCTTTCAGAATATGAAAGTACAAAGACGGTCGTATTTGACAATGAATATTTCATTATACTTCCAGCTATTTACATTAAAGGTTTAAAGGAGCATTATTCTAAATTTAAATCTGTAAATATAAAAAATTATAATTCCAGTACAGGTTTAATGACTAAAGAAGAAATTAAAGACATGTTAATGAAGGGTGGGTTTATTTAG
- a CDS encoding dTDP-4-dehydrorhamnose 3,5-epimerase family protein gives MIDEVKVKKLVKHCDDRGFFAELVRDDEPELLSKFGQASWSMSYPGVIKAFHYHENQDDLWFFPSGNAQVVLYDLRKTSFTQGETDVFYMGEENPIMLLIPKGVAHGYRVLGQKPATIIYFTTESYNPNDPDEKRIPWDDPVINFNWETRNR, from the coding sequence ATGATAGATGAGGTGAAGGTAAAGAAACTCGTAAAGCATTGTGATGACCGCGGCTTTTTTGCAGAACTAGTCAGAGACGATGAACCTGAACTTTTATCCAAGTTCGGCCAGGCATCATGGTCGATGAGCTATCCTGGGGTTATTAAAGCGTTTCACTATCACGAAAACCAAGATGATTTATGGTTTTTCCCTTCAGGCAATGCTCAAGTTGTATTGTATGACCTTCGGAAAACTTCATTTACACAAGGGGAAACGGACGTTTTTTACATGGGTGAGGAAAATCCGATTATGCTCCTTATTCCAAAGGGTGTTGCCCATGGATATCGGGTGCTTGGACAAAAGCCTGCCACCATTATTTATTTTACAACTGAATCATATAACCCGAACGATCCTGATGAAAAACGAATTCCTTGGGATGATCCTGTCATCAATTTTAATTGGGAAACGAGAAATCGGTAA
- the rfbB gene encoding dTDP-glucose 4,6-dehydratase, producing the protein MNKHLLVTGGAGFIGANFILHLLSNSDYSITNVDSLTYAGKYENNQPFEKSNRYRFIKCDIGKFDELRTALDQEYEAIINFAAESHVDRSIMDAAPFIHTNIKGTFNLLQAVLSGKARKMIQISTDEVYGSLEPTDPPFIEETPLAPNNPYSASKASADLLVRSYSITHQLPLIITRCSNNYGPMQHTEKFIPKIISNALNDIDIPLYGDGLNIRDWIYVEDHCRAIQMVLEKGAAGEVYNIGGTEEKTNREVIQAILNQLGKDKHLIKHVKDRKGHDRRYSMDSSKISRELGWKPSVSFEDGIKKTIEWFQLRTHERR; encoded by the coding sequence TTGAATAAACACCTCCTTGTAACTGGCGGTGCAGGTTTTATTGGGGCAAATTTTATTTTGCATTTACTAAGTAACTCAGATTACTCTATCACCAACGTGGACTCCCTAACCTATGCAGGAAAATATGAAAATAATCAGCCATTCGAAAAATCGAACCGATATCGTTTTATCAAATGTGATATTGGCAAATTTGATGAACTAAGAACTGCACTTGATCAAGAATATGAGGCTATCATAAACTTTGCTGCAGAATCGCATGTGGACCGCAGCATTATGGATGCCGCACCGTTCATTCATACAAATATCAAAGGTACATTTAACCTCTTGCAGGCAGTATTGTCAGGAAAGGCTCGAAAAATGATCCAAATCTCAACAGACGAAGTATATGGTTCCCTAGAACCAACAGATCCTCCTTTTATCGAAGAAACTCCCCTTGCACCTAATAATCCTTATTCTGCCAGCAAAGCAAGCGCAGATTTGCTTGTCAGATCATATTCTATAACACATCAGCTGCCTCTGATCATAACGCGATGCAGCAATAACTACGGCCCTATGCAGCATACCGAAAAGTTTATCCCTAAAATTATTTCTAATGCCTTAAACGATATCGATATCCCTTTATACGGCGATGGCTTAAATATACGTGATTGGATTTATGTTGAAGACCATTGCCGCGCAATCCAGATGGTGCTTGAAAAAGGGGCCGCCGGAGAAGTTTATAACATCGGCGGAACAGAAGAAAAAACAAATCGGGAAGTTATTCAAGCCATTCTAAACCAATTGGGGAAGGACAAACATCTTATAAAGCATGTAAAAGACCGCAAAGGGCATGACCGCCGGTACTCCATGGATTCATCGAAGATATCCAGGGAGCTGGGATGGAAACCGAGTGTTTCTTTCGAGGATGGCATAAAAAAAACAATAGAATGGTTTCAATTAAGGACACATGAGAGAAGGTGA
- the rfbD gene encoding dTDP-4-dehydrorhamnose reductase produces the protein MDILITGAHGQLGKELGRKLSLFHSVVSLGKKELDITKQEEVAKIISHVNPQIIIHAAAFTAVDQCETDRKKAFEVNGLGAGYIAQAANKVNARMFYISSDYVFDGNKQTPYIEGDEPNPQSTYGMSKWLGEKFVLNLYNGTVIRTSWLYGHDGKNFVKTMLELAKKKKEIKVVNDQIGSPTYVNDLTESIIQLLDKKNGIYHVSNSGSCTWYEFARTIFEEAGFNPKLVLPTTTKEYGALATRPRYSVLENSALLRESIKPLRLWNEALKEFIRKETYS, from the coding sequence GTGGATATTTTAATAACTGGAGCTCATGGCCAATTAGGAAAAGAATTGGGAAGAAAATTAAGCCTTTTTCATTCTGTTGTCAGCCTTGGTAAAAAGGAACTAGACATTACGAAACAAGAAGAAGTAGCAAAAATAATTTCACATGTTAATCCCCAAATAATTATCCATGCTGCCGCTTTTACTGCAGTTGATCAATGTGAAACAGACCGAAAAAAAGCGTTTGAAGTGAATGGTCTTGGGGCTGGCTATATTGCACAAGCAGCCAATAAAGTGAATGCAAGAATGTTTTATATTAGTTCAGATTATGTATTCGATGGAAATAAACAAACTCCTTATATCGAGGGAGATGAGCCAAATCCACAATCAACTTATGGAATGAGCAAATGGCTGGGCGAAAAATTTGTACTTAATCTTTATAATGGAACTGTTATCCGCACATCCTGGCTATACGGGCATGATGGAAAGAATTTTGTAAAGACAATGTTGGAACTGGCTAAAAAAAAGAAAGAAATTAAAGTGGTAAATGATCAGATAGGCTCTCCTACTTATGTGAATGATCTCACTGAATCGATTATTCAATTACTGGATAAAAAAAATGGCATCTACCATGTGAGCAATTCGGGTTCATGCACTTGGTATGAATTTGCAAGAACCATTTTCGAAGAAGCAGGTTTCAATCCGAAATTGGTTTTACCTACAACGACGAAAGAATACGGGGCTCTAGCTACGAGGCCCCGTTACTCAGTACTTGAAAATAGCGCTTTACTTAGAGAAAGTATTAAGCCGCTTAGACTGTGGAATGAAGCGTTAAAGGAATTTATTCGAAAGGAGACTTATTCATGA
- a CDS encoding class I SAM-dependent methyltransferase, whose amino-acid sequence MWNQYYRINLTDQEIQRGSHRNQIGGKWNEIGELQFRFMKEQGLQPDHELLDIGCGSLRGGIFFIEYLNEGKYSGLDLNSSLIKAGQSEIKKAGLMSKKPTLLVNDSFHFNLFKKKFDYAIAQSVFTHLPVNVIQRCLIHLEQVLNPGGKFYATFFETESKFHVDPVNQPNSGGVVTKIDSDPYHYHISLFEYLIEGSSLQMEYIGDWGHPRNQKMISFSKI is encoded by the coding sequence ATGTGGAACCAATATTACCGTATAAATCTTACGGATCAGGAAATACAGAGGGGAAGCCATCGAAATCAGATAGGCGGGAAGTGGAATGAAATTGGCGAATTGCAGTTTAGGTTCATGAAAGAGCAGGGATTACAGCCTGATCACGAGTTGCTTGACATTGGCTGCGGCAGCTTGCGCGGGGGTATTTTCTTTATCGAGTATTTAAATGAAGGAAAGTACAGCGGGCTCGATCTAAATTCTTCTCTTATAAAAGCCGGGCAGTCTGAAATAAAAAAGGCAGGTTTAATGTCAAAGAAACCAACGCTTTTAGTAAATGACAGCTTTCATTTTAATCTGTTTAAGAAGAAGTTTGATTACGCAATTGCCCAATCGGTGTTTACGCATCTTCCGGTAAATGTGATTCAAAGATGCTTAATTCATCTTGAACAAGTTCTTAATCCTGGCGGGAAGTTTTATGCAACTTTTTTTGAGACGGAAAGCAAGTTTCATGTTGATCCGGTGAACCAGCCGAATTCGGGCGGTGTTGTCACAAAAATCGACAGTGACCCGTACCATTACCATATTTCCTTGTTTGAATATTTAATTGAAGGCAGCTCATTGCAAATGGAATATATCGGAGATTGGGGACATCCGCGAAACCAAAAAATGATTAGCTTTAGTAAAATATAA
- a CDS encoding GNAT family N-acetyltransferase gives MNVKQVTTKEQLEDAYKVRRTVFVHEQQVPEEEEIDQYEDVAKHIVLYDHEEPVGAARVRILDGIGKLERICVLLSHRKKGAGKLLVNKLEEIASSEGIQKFKLNAQTQAIPFYERLGYKIVSDVFMDAGIPHVTMIKEING, from the coding sequence TTGAACGTAAAACAAGTCACAACAAAAGAACAACTAGAAGATGCATACAAAGTAAGACGTACCGTTTTTGTTCATGAACAACAAGTTCCTGAAGAAGAAGAAATTGATCAATATGAAGATGTTGCTAAACATATTGTTCTTTATGATCATGAAGAACCAGTTGGTGCAGCACGAGTAAGAATATTGGACGGTATCGGTAAGCTTGAACGAATTTGCGTTCTTTTATCACACCGAAAAAAAGGTGCTGGAAAGCTGCTAGTTAATAAATTGGAAGAAATTGCAAGTTCGGAAGGAATTCAAAAATTTAAGCTTAATGCGCAGACACAGGCGATTCCATTCTATGAACGATTAGGCTATAAAATTGTATCTGATGTCTTTATGGATGCTGGAATTCCACATGTGACAATGATTAAAGAAATAAATGGTTAA
- a CDS encoding exosporium glycoprotein BclB-related protein: protein MNFIPNHCSRCFSIPCCCPAVPIQGQRGPQGLRGIQGIQGPQGLRGPQGPRGPQGIPGAGAIIPYASGAPVALNITSTAEGAVLRNVGLIGFGSSGLALAIANIGAIDLTNAAGTGVNMAFSAPRAGFITSVAAYFSTLASVTLPLDTSTTITAQLYRALPTAANPNEFTPITGAAVNLPPIMGTGVVLPVTTRHDITSTITPAFPQGIPVAPEDRLLMVFFITTETGGIISTATVTGYASAGVAIS, encoded by the coding sequence GTGAATTTTATACCCAATCATTGCTCTCGCTGCTTCTCTATTCCTTGTTGTTGCCCTGCCGTTCCAATTCAAGGACAGCGAGGACCTCAAGGACTTCGAGGAATTCAAGGCATTCAAGGACCTCAAGGCCTGCGTGGACCTCAAGGCCCGCGTGGACCTCAAGGAATACCCGGTGCAGGTGCTATCATTCCATATGCTTCAGGAGCTCCAGTTGCACTTAATATTACCTCTACCGCAGAAGGTGCTGTACTACGTAATGTAGGCCTTATTGGGTTTGGAAGTTCCGGCCTCGCTCTTGCTATAGCGAATATAGGAGCCATAGATCTTACAAATGCTGCCGGTACAGGTGTAAACATGGCATTTTCGGCTCCTCGGGCAGGATTTATAACATCAGTAGCTGCGTACTTCAGTACTTTAGCAAGCGTGACTCTGCCTTTGGACACATCTACAACGATTACTGCTCAATTGTATAGAGCATTACCAACAGCTGCGAATCCTAACGAGTTTACACCGATTACAGGAGCTGCTGTCAACTTGCCTCCAATTATGGGTACAGGTGTTGTATTGCCTGTTACAACTAGACACGACATTACTAGTACGATCACTCCTGCGTTTCCACAGGGGATACCAGTAGCCCCAGAGGATCGTCTATTGATGGTATTTTTTATCACTACTGAAACGGGCGGTATTATTTCCACTGCTACTGTTACAGGTTATGCTAGTGCAGGTGTTGCAATTAGTTAA
- a CDS encoding UvrD-helicase domain-containing protein — MKSAKMKDTEFFLSTLPREDYQQVYEASLKDEVTCKACGKPVKLYIGLSKPPYFYHTLIDDHLSCKNLVDDPPIQAISSQQSDSDNEYIEQNGFRIPKSRSIATMEKPQVTEWRQPKALKGRTPFAIKRKTSSSFLGITLDDEQKEAVMTIDGPLLILAGAGSGKTRVLTTRALYMIEEKSIDPGSMMLVTFTAKAAREMHERLKTQTKLPASHLNRLVIGTFHSIFYKMLLHDNREKWNGQHLLKWDWQKESYLKQACRELDIDEKDFPFDQAIQQIGYWKNTLKTPTNIHPSDEWEETALSLYTYYEEQKHQRGQFDFDDMLVKCYDMLKENTHLLSAYQNRFHYFLIDEFQDINPVQYKLMKLLSNHTNNICGVGDDDQTIYSFRGSEPSFILKFKEEYPEANIITLSSNYRSDHHIVSSANEVISKNKHRLSKKMYAQFQTGHSPICFFPYDEEEEATMIVNDIKEKIEDGAMPHEFAILYRTHTGGRAVFERFVQSSIPFVIEKEQSSFYERKMVRGVLAYLRLSVDTDDTSALTELIRALFLKQSVLNDVKALSILHDCSLVDALLYLKELPTFQMAKLKKIIPRMSSLKKEKPVKALQIIEKELGFNDYLKKQGNEGNAMDKGSDDLNDLKVVAKKFSTVPEFLQHTDHMTLTQKALKGQNNTNGAGVQLMTIHRSKGLEFKYVYIACAVDGSLPHDFALESARKGDYEYLEEERRLLYVAMTRAKEHLLISCPSYRRGRKASPSRFLKDLLN, encoded by the coding sequence TTGAAAAGTGCAAAAATGAAAGATACAGAATTCTTTTTATCTACTTTGCCTAGAGAAGATTATCAACAAGTCTATGAAGCTAGCTTAAAAGATGAAGTGACATGTAAAGCATGTGGCAAGCCTGTTAAACTATATATTGGCTTGAGTAAACCGCCTTACTTCTATCATACACTTATTGATGATCATCTAAGTTGCAAAAATCTTGTAGATGACCCTCCTATACAAGCAATTTCTTCGCAACAATCTGATTCCGACAATGAATATATTGAACAAAATGGTTTTCGAATTCCAAAATCGAGATCCATCGCAACGATGGAAAAACCGCAAGTTACTGAATGGCGTCAGCCAAAGGCTCTTAAAGGACGAACTCCTTTTGCTATAAAAAGAAAGACATCATCATCATTTCTTGGGATTACTCTTGACGATGAACAAAAAGAAGCAGTCATGACCATTGATGGGCCTCTTCTCATTTTAGCCGGTGCAGGCAGCGGCAAAACCCGCGTATTAACAACAAGAGCATTATATATGATTGAAGAAAAATCCATCGATCCCGGCTCAATGATGCTTGTGACCTTTACTGCAAAAGCAGCTCGGGAAATGCATGAACGCCTAAAAACACAAACAAAGCTACCAGCAAGTCATCTCAATCGACTCGTCATTGGAACTTTCCATAGTATTTTTTACAAAATGCTTCTTCACGATAACCGGGAAAAATGGAATGGACAACACTTACTAAAATGGGATTGGCAAAAGGAGAGCTACTTAAAACAGGCATGTAGAGAATTAGATATCGATGAAAAAGACTTCCCATTTGACCAAGCCATTCAACAAATCGGCTATTGGAAAAATACACTCAAAACTCCTACTAATATACATCCTAGTGATGAGTGGGAAGAAACGGCTCTTTCACTTTACACTTATTATGAAGAGCAAAAGCATCAGCGCGGACAATTTGACTTTGATGATATGCTCGTGAAATGCTATGACATGCTGAAAGAAAACACCCATCTGCTTAGCGCATATCAAAACCGATTTCACTATTTTCTTATTGATGAATTCCAGGATATTAACCCTGTCCAATATAAGCTTATGAAGCTTTTATCCAATCATACAAACAATATATGCGGAGTTGGCGACGATGATCAAACGATTTATAGCTTCAGAGGCAGTGAGCCTTCTTTTATTTTAAAATTTAAAGAGGAATATCCAGAGGCAAATATCATTACGCTATCTTCCAATTATCGATCCGATCATCATATTGTCTCTTCTGCAAATGAAGTGATTTCAAAAAATAAACATCGATTAAGCAAAAAGATGTATGCCCAATTTCAGACTGGACATTCACCGATTTGTTTCTTTCCGTATGATGAAGAAGAAGAAGCAACAATGATTGTGAACGACATAAAGGAAAAAATTGAAGATGGTGCCATGCCTCATGAGTTTGCGATTCTTTACCGAACACATACAGGTGGACGTGCTGTCTTTGAACGATTTGTCCAATCAAGTATTCCATTTGTTATTGAAAAAGAGCAAAGTTCATTTTATGAAAGAAAAATGGTGCGAGGAGTTCTTGCTTATTTGCGTCTCAGTGTAGATACTGATGATACGTCAGCATTAACTGAACTTATACGCGCTTTATTTTTAAAGCAATCAGTCTTAAATGATGTAAAGGCCTTATCAATCCTTCACGATTGTTCCCTTGTTGATGCACTATTATATTTAAAAGAGCTTCCGACTTTCCAAATGGCTAAGCTTAAAAAAATCATTCCAAGAATGAGTTCATTGAAAAAGGAAAAGCCTGTAAAAGCCCTCCAAATCATTGAAAAGGAACTTGGTTTTAATGACTATCTTAAAAAACAAGGAAATGAAGGAAATGCAATGGACAAGGGGTCTGATGATCTTAACGATTTAAAAGTAGTTGCAAAGAAATTTTCAACAGTGCCCGAATTCCTTCAACACACTGATCATATGACCTTAACGCAAAAAGCGTTAAAAGGACAAAATAATACAAATGGAGCTGGTGTTCAGCTTATGACCATTCATCGATCAAAAGGTCTTGAGTTTAAGTATGTATATATTGCCTGTGCTGTTGATGGTTCCCTTCCACACGATTTTGCTCTAGAGTCTGCTAGAAAAGGAGATTATGAATACCTGGAGGAAGAAAGACGGTTACTTTATGTAGCGATGACACGGGCAAAGGAGCATTTATTAATCTCTTGTCCATCCTATCGCCGTGGACGAAAAGCCTCCCCTTCGCGATTTCTTAAAGATTTACTAAACTAA
- a CDS encoding YjcG family protein — protein MKYGIALFPSKKLQDLVNSYRKRYDPNYALVPPHLTIKNAFEASEEEMKTISQELRHIAQEANPLKISIKKVSSFSPVNNVIYLKVEPTDELIDLHNKLHTGGLESKPEYSFVPHITLAQQLSDDEHSDVLHRLKMTDVSHEETIDRFHLLYQLENGSWTVYETFLLGKDCK, from the coding sequence ATGAAATACGGAATTGCCCTTTTTCCATCAAAAAAATTACAAGATTTAGTGAATTCTTATCGTAAGCGTTATGATCCAAATTATGCATTAGTTCCACCACATTTAACAATTAAAAATGCATTTGAAGCTTCTGAGGAAGAAATGAAAACGATATCACAAGAGCTTCGCCATATCGCTCAAGAAGCAAATCCATTAAAAATTTCGATTAAAAAAGTTAGTTCTTTTTCACCTGTGAACAATGTGATTTATTTAAAGGTTGAACCAACAGATGAGCTCATTGATTTACACAATAAGCTTCATACAGGCGGGTTAGAAAGCAAACCAGAATATTCATTTGTCCCACATATTACACTCGCTCAGCAACTATCAGATGATGAGCATTCTGATGTTCTTCATAGACTTAAAATGACTGATGTTAGTCATGAAGAAACAATTGACCGCTTCCATTTACTCTATCAATTAGAAAATGGTTCCTGGACTGTTTATGAAACATTTTTACTTGGGAAGGATTGCAAATAA
- a CDS encoding sugar phosphate nucleotidyltransferase yields the protein MKGVILAGGTGSRLKPFTQVLNKHLLPVGPYPMIYWPIIRLRDAGINEILIITNNNHLNSFVELLGQGEELNVKLHYIIQRNEGSGIADALMCAKSFINKEKFVVLLGDNIFEDSLTPYVQAFQKQEKGARVLLKKVNDPTRYGVPQLDRTKKRIMSIIEKPSIPPSSFCVTGIYMYDHEVFQLIGAIRPSKRNELEITDVNNLYIQKNQLHYDILQGWWIDAGTHESLYRAIKYVYEDPIKEGDN from the coding sequence ATGAAAGGAGTTATTCTTGCTGGCGGTACAGGGTCCCGGCTAAAGCCATTTACACAAGTCTTAAATAAACACCTATTGCCAGTAGGACCTTATCCGATGATCTATTGGCCAATTATAAGATTAAGAGATGCTGGAATAAATGAAATCTTAATTATCACGAATAACAATCACCTGAATTCCTTTGTCGAGTTATTAGGGCAGGGTGAGGAATTAAATGTTAAACTTCACTATATTATACAGAGAAACGAAGGCAGCGGTATTGCGGATGCCCTCATGTGCGCCAAAAGTTTCATAAATAAAGAAAAATTTGTCGTTTTACTGGGGGATAATATTTTTGAAGATTCATTGACACCTTATGTCCAGGCATTTCAAAAACAGGAAAAAGGCGCCAGAGTACTGCTGAAAAAGGTAAATGATCCTACTCGATATGGCGTCCCTCAATTAGATAGAACAAAAAAAAGAATTATGTCCATAATAGAAAAACCAAGTATTCCTCCTTCTTCCTTTTGTGTAACAGGAATATATATGTATGATCATGAAGTTTTTCAGCTTATTGGAGCCATTCGCCCTTCAAAGCGAAACGAGCTAGAAATCACAGATGTTAACAATTTATATATTCAGAAAAATCAACTTCACTATGACATTTTACAGGGATGGTGGATTGATGCAGGAACACATGAATCACTATATAGAGCCATTAAATATGTTTACGAAGATCCGATTAAGGAGGGAGACAATTGA